In Leptospira stimsonii, a single window of DNA contains:
- a CDS encoding anti-sigma factor antagonist (This anti-anti-sigma factor, or anti-sigma factor antagonist, belongs to a family that includes characterized members SpoIIAA, RsbV, RsfA, and RsfB.), with translation MILSAKFLHNAVSENRNNSVLIRLNSPTGAANPDRRPIVLGLAIDRSWSMKGEKLEAVIQSASSLVNWLTRRDFLSVIAYAEDIHVIQPIVQLVEKSSIINRIHTIQPGTSTNLSGGWLHTLRGLELFSDSTVYKRAILLTDGNPTQGITDPLDLIQIAGDHYKKGISTTVIGFGDDFNEILLKDIADAGGGNFYYIESPEATGDIFFREFGDIGSLYAQSIETKVQFGSDVEFLELLSDISYYTELDPEQSSRTKAIILQCGDMRADDIRNIVLKVRTHPENLINNADKESGISVASSFYNLSERMKLEKVSFQLKPDWKSTSIKEDADVIVESIVAKSGKMLKKASSLIKEGSLEDASKVLTSLIKDVDNQLDLAPDVMGSLKSRLEALEAKIKENSKTAGKHLMAGAYDIQYRTIDPISEEVEYHDHIFVYKSVGDIDLYKCPELKSNVQEKMLEGYRFVIINLKSSSYIDSSAIGTLIQISGWLKRRGGELIVSDLRDSVKKVFSITRLESHIRVADTEEAARLIVSDVIQERSL, from the coding sequence ATGATTCTCTCCGCGAAGTTTTTACATAACGCAGTTTCGGAAAACAGGAATAATTCTGTTTTAATTCGACTCAATTCTCCAACCGGGGCCGCGAATCCGGATCGAAGACCGATTGTTCTGGGTTTGGCGATCGATCGAAGTTGGTCGATGAAAGGGGAAAAGTTGGAAGCAGTGATTCAATCCGCTTCATCTTTGGTCAACTGGTTGACTCGAAGAGATTTTCTTTCGGTGATCGCCTATGCGGAAGATATTCACGTTATTCAACCGATCGTTCAACTGGTTGAAAAGTCTTCGATCATAAATCGTATTCATACGATTCAACCCGGAACTTCCACAAATCTTTCCGGTGGTTGGCTTCATACTCTGAGAGGACTCGAATTATTTTCCGATTCTACCGTATACAAAAGAGCGATATTGCTTACGGACGGAAATCCTACGCAAGGAATTACGGACCCTTTGGATCTGATTCAAATCGCAGGAGATCATTACAAAAAAGGAATCTCAACAACTGTGATCGGTTTCGGAGACGACTTTAACGAAATTCTTTTGAAGGACATCGCCGATGCTGGCGGCGGTAATTTTTATTATATCGAAAGTCCGGAAGCAACGGGCGATATATTCTTCAGAGAATTCGGCGATATCGGTTCCTTATACGCCCAATCGATTGAAACTAAAGTTCAATTCGGGAGCGATGTGGAATTTTTAGAATTGTTAAGCGACATTTCATATTATACCGAATTGGATCCGGAACAGTCCAGTAGAACGAAAGCGATCATTCTGCAATGTGGAGATATGCGGGCCGATGATATTCGTAATATAGTCTTAAAAGTAAGAACACATCCTGAAAATCTTATAAATAATGCGGACAAAGAATCTGGTATTTCCGTTGCGAGCTCGTTTTACAACCTTTCGGAAAGGATGAAGTTGGAAAAAGTTTCCTTTCAACTGAAGCCGGATTGGAAATCCACTTCGATCAAAGAAGACGCCGATGTAATCGTGGAATCCATCGTCGCAAAGTCGGGAAAAATGCTTAAAAAAGCAAGTTCGCTTATCAAAGAAGGTTCGCTGGAGGATGCGTCAAAAGTGCTTACATCTCTGATAAAGGACGTAGACAACCAATTGGATCTTGCGCCGGATGTGATGGGATCTCTCAAATCCCGTTTAGAGGCGTTAGAAGCGAAAATCAAGGAGAATTCAAAAACCGCAGGAAAACATCTAATGGCCGGCGCGTACGATATCCAATATCGGACGATTGATCCGATTTCTGAGGAAGTGGAATATCACGATCATATCTTCGTCTACAAATCCGTTGGAGATATCGATTTATACAAGTGTCCCGAGTTAAAATCAAACGTTCAGGAAAAAATGTTAGAAGGATATCGTTTTGTAATCATCAATCTGAAGTCTTCCTCTTACATCGATTCTTCAGCAATTGGAACATTGATACAGATTTCGGGTTGGTTGAAAAGAAGAGGCGGAGAATTGATAGTTTCCGATCTGAGAGATTCGGTAAAAAAAGTTTTTTCGATCACTCGCTTGGAGAGTCATATTCGAGTCGCGGACACGGAAGAAGCCGCACGTTTGATTGTCAGCGATGTCATTCAAGAAAGAAGTCTCTGA
- a CDS encoding transcriptional coactivator p15/PC4 family protein translates to MGVIRDVDKGRGEVIRVEVSEYKGTKYLNLRVWYTDKDGEKKPTQKGIAIPPELYDEIREAVIEAESEVKGN, encoded by the coding sequence ATGGGTGTAATCCGTGATGTAGACAAAGGGCGAGGAGAAGTGATTCGTGTTGAAGTTTCCGAATACAAAGGAACAAAGTATCTCAATCTCCGCGTCTGGTATACGGACAAAGACGGCGAAAAAAAACCCACTCAAAAAGGAATCGCTATTCCTCCCGAACTTTACGACGAAATTCGCGAAGCAGTAATCGAAGCGGAGAGCGAAGTAAAAGGAAACTAA
- a CDS encoding FAD-binding oxidoreductase, which translates to MKPIREPQINLFKKSNPYKAKVISNTLLTPQPGTGKRPKKEGESLVHRITIAIDHSAYPYVIGQSGGVIPPGEDPEKKAKGLADAAYTVRLYSIASPSYSFGMKEDTIEFIIKRDNVYDENGNVQHKGVCSNYICDLKPGDEVVMTGPSGKKFLLPTTDFSGDIMFLATGTGIAPFIGMSEELLEHKLVNFTGNITLVYGAPYSDELVMMDYLRGLESKFKNFKLVTAISREEKNPFDGGRMYISHRVREQAEAVKKILSGGGRFYICGGPKGMEKGVIEEIQKIAGDTGTYEDFKHHLEGANQLFVETY; encoded by the coding sequence ATGAAACCGATTAGAGAACCTCAGATCAATCTATTCAAAAAATCAAACCCTTACAAAGCTAAGGTTATCAGCAATACTCTACTGACTCCGCAACCGGGAACGGGAAAAAGACCAAAAAAAGAAGGCGAATCACTGGTTCATAGAATTACAATCGCAATTGACCATTCCGCTTATCCGTACGTGATCGGACAGAGCGGCGGCGTAATTCCGCCCGGAGAGGATCCTGAGAAAAAGGCCAAAGGTTTAGCCGACGCGGCTTATACGGTTCGATTGTATTCGATCGCTTCTCCAAGTTATTCCTTCGGGATGAAAGAAGATACGATCGAGTTTATCATCAAAAGAGATAACGTCTATGATGAGAATGGAAACGTTCAGCACAAAGGTGTCTGCTCCAACTATATCTGCGATCTGAAACCCGGAGACGAAGTCGTAATGACCGGTCCATCCGGAAAAAAATTCCTTTTACCAACTACCGATTTCAGCGGAGACATTATGTTTCTTGCAACTGGAACTGGGATCGCTCCTTTCATCGGAATGAGTGAAGAATTGCTCGAACATAAACTTGTGAATTTTACCGGAAACATCACTCTCGTTTACGGAGCTCCTTACTCGGATGAGTTGGTAATGATGGATTACCTGAGAGGTTTGGAATCTAAGTTTAAGAATTTTAAACTTGTCACTGCGATATCAAGAGAAGAGAAGAATCCGTTCGACGGAGGAAGAATGTATATTTCTCACAGAGTTCGCGAGCAAGCGGAAGCTGTGAAAAAAATTCTAAGCGGTGGCGGACGTTTCTATATCTGCGGCGGACCGAAGGGAATGGAGAAAGGTGTAATTGAAGAGATTCAAAAGATCGCCGGTGACACGGGAACTTACGAAGACTTCAAACACCACCTTGAAGGCGCTAACCAATTATTCGTCGAAACATACTAA
- the lpxD gene encoding UDP-3-O-(3-hydroxymyristoyl)glucosamine N-acyltransferase, with the protein MPQFTLSDLAKKISGSKIANSEKPETILIENVSPLTPGVPNSISFLSNKKMLSEVKNSLSSVILTTEEFSKEITLPCLIVSNPELSLVELLNAIYPPYVPSGKISSTASIHPSAKIGAGVTVGEFVVIGENSIIGANTYLEDGVKISRNVTIGEDSHIGPNSSIQHGVVIGKRFICSGNCSIGGDGYKFVTVNGKHHKIPHVGTVRIGNDVEIGSLCTIDRGGLEDTIIGDGCKFDNMVHVAHNCILGKNIIIAGQSGVAGSTTVEDDVIIGGACAVSDHLHVPKGTILGGGSSLRTSPKKKEIFVGWDYGLTFAEFQKVRVNIHNLVNFQKWAKRIKTLEKLSGIQIEE; encoded by the coding sequence ATGCCCCAATTCACACTCTCTGATCTTGCAAAAAAAATCAGCGGATCTAAGATTGCTAATTCTGAAAAGCCGGAAACAATTTTGATCGAGAATGTCTCTCCGTTAACCCCCGGAGTTCCGAATTCAATCAGCTTTCTTTCCAATAAGAAAATGTTATCCGAAGTTAAGAATTCTCTTTCGAGCGTCATCTTGACAACGGAAGAATTTTCAAAGGAAATTACTCTTCCTTGTTTGATCGTTTCGAATCCGGAATTGAGCTTAGTTGAACTTTTGAATGCCATCTATCCACCTTATGTCCCTTCCGGAAAAATTTCCTCTACTGCATCCATTCATCCGAGTGCAAAAATCGGTGCGGGAGTAACCGTAGGAGAATTTGTGGTCATCGGAGAAAATTCGATCATCGGCGCGAATACCTATTTGGAAGACGGAGTGAAGATTTCAAGAAACGTAACGATCGGAGAAGATTCTCATATAGGTCCGAACAGTTCGATTCAACACGGAGTTGTTATCGGAAAACGATTTATCTGTTCCGGAAATTGTTCGATCGGGGGCGACGGTTATAAGTTCGTTACGGTGAATGGAAAACATCACAAGATTCCTCATGTGGGAACGGTACGAATTGGAAACGACGTCGAGATCGGATCCCTTTGCACTATTGATCGCGGCGGACTAGAGGATACAATCATCGGAGATGGATGCAAATTTGATAATATGGTTCACGTTGCGCACAATTGTATCTTGGGTAAGAATATAATCATCGCCGGTCAAAGCGGTGTTGCAGGAAGTACAACGGTGGAAGACGACGTGATCATTGGTGGCGCCTGCGCGGTGTCAGATCATCTTCATGTTCCAAAAGGGACGATCCTGGGAGGAGGTTCTTCGTTAAGAACTTCACCGAAGAAAAAGGAAATTTTTGTCGGTTGGGATTACGGACTCACCTTTGCGGAATTCCAAAAAGTCAGAGTGAATATTCATAATCTGGTGAATTTTCAGAAATGGGCAAAAAGAATCAAGACGCTCGAAAAACTGTCCGGAATTCAGATCGAAGAGTAG
- a CDS encoding DUF6935 domain-containing protein yields the protein MTSCDSFRAEQSSSPHGTPILLIAALNLYLKNKEDSTKAFILILDSSLLTQDRNGYIGFSLNKNITDQLKKQQSDIRIESYLPSSTPTNHYKPNGSPYRFTLSGNRFSGTEESGQRKLFIPSSGAYTARPATLKRNAMGAWKAHEFSSLLVGIKKPVTKNAAEDL from the coding sequence TTGACATCCTGCGATTCCTTTCGAGCAGAGCAATCGTCTTCTCCTCATGGAACGCCAATCTTGCTCATAGCCGCATTGAATCTATATTTAAAGAATAAAGAGGATAGCACGAAGGCGTTTATTCTTATATTAGATTCTTCTCTTCTTACTCAGGATAGGAACGGTTACATAGGTTTTTCATTGAATAAGAATATTACCGACCAACTCAAGAAACAACAGAGCGACATTCGTATCGAATCCTATCTTCCCAGCTCGACGCCTACTAATCACTATAAGCCAAACGGGTCACCTTATCGTTTTACTTTAAGCGGGAATCGTTTTAGCGGAACGGAAGAATCCGGACAAAGAAAACTTTTCATTCCTTCTTCCGGAGCTTATACGGCAAGGCCAGCCACTCTTAAAAGAAACGCAATGGGCGCGTGGAAAGCTCATGAATTTTCGAGTCTGCTCGTAGGAATCAAAAAACCGGTAACAAAAAATGCGGCTGAAGATCTATAG